The following is a genomic window from Streptomyces chrestomyceticus JCM 4735.
GCTCGCGGGTCAACCTCGAACGCCCGATGGCGCTGGGCGGCCGCCTCGGCGGCCACCTCGTCCAGGGCCATGTGGACGGCACCGGCACCATCGTCTCGCGGACGCCCGGGGAGCACTGGGAGCTCGTCAAGGTCGCGCTGCCCGCCGGACTCGCCCGTTACGTCGTGGAGAAAGGGTCCGTCACCGTCGACGGCGTGAGCCTCACCGTCGTCGACGCGGGCGACGACTTCTTCACCATCAGCCTCATCCCCACCACTCTCGCCCTGACCACCCTCGGCATCAAGCAGCCCGGCGACCCGGTCAACCTGGAGGTCGACGTCCTCGCCAAGTACGTCGAACGGCTGCTGGGCCGGGGCGCGGGCCGGAGCCAGGGTCCGGACACCACGACGGCCCTCGCGGCCGTGGAAGAGAGCCTGCGGTGAACGCCCTCGGCTGGCTGAACGGCCCGGCCTTCACCGCCTTCGGCCAGCAGGTCATCTGGTCCGACATGATCGGCAACAGCGTCGGCCTGGCCGCCCTCGCCTTCGGCTGGCGGCGCTCCATATGGACCTGGCCCGCCCAGTTCCTGTCCGGCCTGATCCTGGTCTCCGCGTACGCCTACGCCCACCTCAGCGGCGGCGTCGGCAAGCAGCTCCTGGTCATCGGCGTGGCGCTGTGGGGCTGGCGGCAGTGGCAGCGCGGCCGGCAGCAGGCCCAGGACGGCTCCATCGCCGTACGCTTCGCCACCTGGCGCGAACGCGGGCTCCTGCTGGCCGGCACGGCGGTGGGCACCGCCGCCGTCGGCTCGCTGTTCGCCCTCGTCCCGCAGCTCTCCTGGAACCCCTGGCCCGACGCGTACATCTTCGTCGGCACCCTCGCGGCGATGGTCGCCCAGGCCCGCGGCCTGGTCGAGTTCTGGTTCGCCTGGCTGCTCGTCGACATCGTGGGCGTCCCCCTCGCCTTCAGCAGCGGCCTGGCCTTCTCCGGCCTGGTCTACGTCGTCTACCTCGGCCTCGTCCTGTGGGGTATGCGCGACTGGTGGCTGCGCTCCCGCACGAATCCGCAGCCCGTCCTGGAAGGAGCGGCGGCATGACCGCACTGCAGAGCTGGTACGACCCCGAGGGAGCCGTCGAGCGGGACGCCGTCCTCGCCCTGGACCCCGTCGAGCAGGCCGTCGCCGACATCGCCGCCGGCCGCCCGGTGGTGGTCGTGGACGACGAGAACCGCGAGAACGAGGGCGACCTGATCGTCGCCGCCGAACGGGCCACCCCCGAGATCCTCGCCTTCATGATGAGCGAGTGCCGCGGCCTGATCTGCGCCCCCATGGAGGGCGCCGAACTGGACCGCCTCGCGCTGCCGCAGATGGTCGAGCACAACACCGAGTCGATGCGCACCGCGTTCACCGTCTCCGTCGACGCCACCCCGGCGCACGGCGTCAGCACCGGCATCTCCGCCGCCGACCGCGCCACCACCCTGCGCCTGCTGGCCTCCGGCGAGGCCGCGCCCGCCGACTTCGTACGCCCCGGCCACATCTTCCCGCTGCGCGCCCGCGAGGGCGGCGTGCTGGCCCGCAACGGCCACACCGAGGCGGGCGTGGACCTGGCGCGGCTGGCCGGGCTGCGGCCCGCCGCCGCCATCGTGGAGATCGCCGGCGAGGACGGCACGATGCTGCGGCTGCCCGAGCTGGTGCCGTTCGCCCGCAAGCACGGCCTGTCGATCATCTCCATCGAGGACCTCATCGCCTACCGCCGCAGCTCGGAGCCCACCGTCCGGCGTGAGGCCGAGACCCGGCTGCCCACCCGCTACGGCGAGTTCACCGCGTACGGCTACCGCTCCACCGTCGACGGCGTCGAGCACATCGCGCTGGTCGCCGGCGAGATCGGCGACGGCGAGGACGTCCTGGTACGGGTCCACTCCGAGTGCCTGACCGGCGACATCTTCCACTCGCTGCGCTGCGACTGCGGCCCCCAACTGGAGGAGTCGCTGCGGCGCGTCCAGGAGGCGGGCCGCGGCGTGGTGATCTACCTGCGCGGCCACGAGGGACGCGGCATCGGGCTGCTGTCCAAGCTGCGCGCGTACGAGCTCCAGGAGCGCGGCCGCGACACCCTCGACGCCAACCTGGAGCTGGGGCTGCCCGCCGACGCCCGGGACTACGGCGCCGGGGCCCAGGTGCTCGCCGACCTCGGCGTGCGCTCGCTGCGCCTGATGACCAACAACCCGGAGAAGACCGAGGCCCTGGTCCGGCACGGACTCAAGGTCCTCGGCCGGGAACCGATGCCCGTACAGGCGGGCGAGCACAACCTGCGGTACCTGCGCACCAAGCGGGACCGGATGGGGCACGACCTGCCCTGGCTCGACGCGGACCGCGCGTCGGCCTGCGGCAACCAGTAGGACCGCGCGGCCGGAAACCCGGCCGCCCCACCCCCGTACGTACATGAGCACCGGACCACGAGGAGAGACGTGAGCGGCAAGGGCGCACCCGAACTGTCCGTGAAGAACTGTGGCGACCTGCGGGTGGCCGTCATCGCCGCCCAGTGGCACGAGAAGGTGATGGACGGCCTGGTGGACGGCGCCCTGCGCGCCCTGTCCGAGCTGGGCATCGACGAGCCGACGCTGCTGCGCGTGCCCGGCAGCTTCGAGCTGCCGGTGGTCGCCAAGGTCCTGGCCGGCCGCGGCTACGACGCGATCGTGGCGCTCGGCGTCGTCATCCGGGGCGGCACCCCGCACTTCGACTACGTGTGCCAGGGCGTCACCCAGGGCCTGACGCAGGTCAGCGTCGACACCGGCGTACCCATCGGGTTCGGCGTGCTGACCTGCGACACCGAGGAGCAGGCCCTGGACCGGGCCGGAATCTTCGGCTCCACCGAGGACAAGGGCCACGAGGCGGTGACCGCCGCCGTCGCCACCGCCGCGACGCTGCGCACCGTCGCCGAGCCCTGGCGCTGAGCGCGGCCGGGCGACCGCGTAGGGTGGGTCACATCATGTCCAAGAAGACGTTCGAGGAGCTCTTCGCCGAGCTCCAGCAGAAGGCCGCCACCGGCGACCCCGCCACCTCCCGCACCGCCGAGCTGGTCAGCTCCGGCGTCCATGCGATCGGCAAGAAGGTCGTCGAGGAGGCCGCCGAGGTCTGGATGGCCGCGGAGTACGAGTCCGACGAGGCCGCCGCCGAGGAGATCTCCCAGCTCCTGTACCACCTTCAGGTGATGATGGTCGCCAAGGGCATCTCCCTCGACGACGTGTACGCCCATCTCTGAGCCGTCGCCCGGCCCCCGCACCACCCCCTTTTCTTCTTCTCCCCCCTCCTCCCGCACGAAGGAAGTCGTTCTCATGCTGCGCATCGCCGTCCCGAACAAGGGTTCACTGTCCGAGCCTGCGTCGGCGATGCTCCATGAGGCCGGCTACCGCCAGCGCAAGGACCGCAGGGAGCTGGTCCTGGTCGACGCGGAGAACGAGGTCGAGTTCTTCTTCCTGCGCCCGCGCGACATCGCGGTGTACGTCGGCTCCGGCAAGCTGGACATCGGCATCACCGGCCGCGACCTGCTGCTCGACTCCGGCGCGCAGGCCGAGGAGATCATGCAGCTCGGCTTCGCCGGCTCGACCTTCCGCTACGCCACCCGCCCGGGTACGGCCAAGGAGGTCACCGACTTCGGCGGCATGACGGTCGCCACGTCCTTCTCCGGACTGGTCACCCAGCACCTCGCCGACCACGGCGTGAACGCCTCCGTCGTCCACCTGGACGGCGCCGTGGAGACCGCCATCCAGCTCGGCGTCGCCGAGATCATCGCCGATGTCGTGGAGACCGGCACCACCCTGCGCAACGCCGGGCTGGAGATCATCGGCGAGCCGATCCTGAAGTCCGAGGCGGTCGTCATCCGCGGCAAGGGCGCGCCCGAGGACGACCCGAAGGTCCGGCAGTTCCTCCGCCGGATGCAGGGCGTCCTGGTCGCCCGGCGCTACGTGATGATGGACTACGACATCCGCGTGGAGCACGTCGAGAAGGCCGTCGCCCTCACCCCGGGCCTGGAGTCGCCGACCGTCTCCCCGCTGCACCACGAGGGCTGGGTCGCGGTCCGCTCGATGGTCCCCTCCAAGGACGCCCAGCGCATCATGGACGAGCTGTACGAGCTCGGCGCCCGCGCCATCCTGACCACCGGCATCCACGCCTGCCGCCTCTGACCCGGGCCGGCCGGCCCGGCCGCCGCCGACGGGCGGCGGCCACACCCGCCGCCGGCCCGCGCCGGCGGCCCGTACGAAAGAGCCCAGCGACGTGTCCGCGCCCGCATCCGCGCCCCTGCCCGACCTCCCGGTGACCTTCCGGCCGGGCCGCACCCGTGCCGTCCTGTACGGCGTCGGCATCGCCCAGCTCGCCGTGCTCACGGTGATCGCCGTCCTGCTGCCGAACCTGGGCGGCGGCGAGCGGATCAGCTTCGTCTTCACCGGGCTGGTCATCCTCGGCGTACTGCTGCTGCTCGCGCGGCCCAAGGTCGTCGCCCGGCAGGACGGCGTCACGGTCGTCAACCTGACCACCAAGCGCGAGCTGGCCTGGGCCCAGGTGCTGCGGGTCAACCTGCGCCAGGGCGACCCCTGGGTCCACCTCGACCTGGCCGACGGCACCAGCCTGCCCGCCATGGGCATCCAGCCCGGCATCGCGCGCGACCAGGCCATTCGCGACGCCCGTACGCTGCGGGCGCTCGCCGAGAACCACGGCACCGGGGACCAGCCGGCCCGGTGACCCTGCCCGCACCCCGGCCCTGCTGATTACCCTGGTGCCCAGGGCGCTTCCCGCGCCCCGCCCCGCCAGCGGGCCCCTGCCACCTGAGGAGTGACTCCCTCCAGCAATGGACGGATCGTCCGGTAGTACCTGCGCCGCCCCTCCACCGGAACCCCCGCACCCACGGGAGTTCCCCTCCACGGAGGCGGCGGCATGACCGCCACACTGCTGCTGCTCGCGGCCGCCCTCGTCCTGATCCTCGCCAACGGCTTCTTCGTGGCCGCCGAGTTCGGCCTGGTCACCGTGGAGAAGGCGGAGGCCGAACGGGCCGCCGCCGAAGGGGACCGGCGCGCCCGCACCGTCGTCGGCGCGCTGCGCGAACTCTCCTTCCAGCTCTCCGGCACCCAGCTCGGCATCACCATCACCTCCCTGGTGGTCGGCATGCTCGCCGAGCCCGCCCTGGCCCGGCTGCTGTCCGGGCCGCTGACCGCCACCGGGCTGCCGGCCGGTGCCGTACCCGGCATCGCCGTCGTCATCGGGATGCTGCTGGCCTCCGCCGTGCAGATGGTCCTCGGTGAACTGGTGCCCAAGAACTGGGCGGTCTCCAAGCCGCTCCAGGTCGCCCGGTTCGTCGCGGGCCCGCAGGGCGCCTTCTCGCGGTTCTTCCGCCCGGTGATCTCCCTGCTGAACACCGTCGCCAACCGGCTCGTCCGGGCCCTTGGCGTGGAGCCGACCGAGGAGCTGGCCTCCGCCCGCACCCCCGGCGAACTGGTCTCGCTCGCCCACCACTCGGCCCGCGCCGGGGTGATCGAGCAGGACACCGCCGACCTGTTCGTGCGCACCCTCTCGCTCGGCGGGCTGACCGCCGAGAACGTGATGACCCCTCGGGTCCGGGTCAGCGCCCTCCAGGCGTCCGCTACCGCCGAGGACATCCTCAACCTCACCCGCGCCACCGGCCTGTCCCGCTTCCCCGTCTACCGCACCCGGCTCGACGAGGTGGTGGGCATGGTGCACCTCAAGGACGCCCTCGCGGTGCCCGAGCACGACCGGCTGCGCACCCCGGCGGCCCGGATCGCCGTACCGCCGCTCCTGGTCCCGGCGACGCTGCCGGTGCAGCCGCTGCTGGAGCGGCTGCGCAGCGAGCAGCCGATAGCCGTCGTGGTCGACGAGTACGGCGGCACGGCGGGCGTGGTCACCCTGGAGGACATCGTCGAGGAACTGGTCGGCGAGGTCCGCGACGAGCACGACCGGATCGACCTGCCCGAGCTGGCCCAGGCGCCGCCCGAGGACGGCCGCCCCGCCTGGGACGCCGACGGCGGCTGCCGGGTCGACACGCTGCGGCGGATCGGTCTGGACACGCCGGACGGCCCGTACGAGACCGTGGCGGGCCTGGTGGCCCAGATACTCGGGCGGGTGCCCGCCCCCGGCGACACCGCCGAGCTGGACGGCTGGCGGCTGCGGGTGCGGCTGGTGTCCCACCACCGCGCCGAGCGGGTCCGGATCATACGGACCGCGGGGGCCGCGGCACCCGCGCCGACGCCGGCGGAGGTGGCCCGGTGAGTTTTCTGCAACTCCTCTTCGCCGCCTTCCTGGTCCTGGTCAACGGGTTCTTCGTGGGCGCCGAGTTCGCGCTCGTCTCGGTGCGCCGCAGCCAGATCGAACCGCTGGCCACCGAGGGCTCCAAACGGGCCCGCAAGGTGCTGCACGGCCTGGAGAACCTGCCGCAGATGATGGCGGCGGCCCAGTTCGGCATCACCGTCTGCTCCCTGACGCTCGGCGCGGTCGCCGAACCGACCGTCGCCCGCCTCCTGGAGCCCCTGTTCCACGCGGCCCGGCTGCCCGAGCCGCTGATCCACCCCCTCGGCTACGTCATAGCCCTGGCCGCGGTGGTCTTCCTCCACCTCGTCATCGGCGAGATGGTCCCGAAGAATTTGGCGATGGCCGCGCCGGAGAAGACCGCGCTGTGGTTCAGCCCCGGCCTGGTCGCCTTCGCCCGGCTGTGCCGCCCGGTCACCGCGCTGCTCGGGGCCTGCGCCCGCGGCGTCCTGCGGCTGTTCCGCGTCGAGCCGAAGGACGAGGTGGAGGCGGTCTTCACGAGCCAGCAGCTCACCGACCTCGTCGAGGACTCCAAGCAGGCCGGCCTGCTGGCCCCCGCCGAGCAGGAACGCCTCTCCGACGCGCTGGAACTGGGCAGCCGGCCCGTCACCGACGTCCTCCTGGACCCGGCCGGGCTGGTCACGGTCGATCCGGCCGTCACCCCGCGCCAGGTCGAGGAGCTGACCGTCAAGACCGGCTAC
Proteins encoded in this region:
- a CDS encoding riboflavin synthase, whose protein sequence is MFTGIVEELGEVAAVENLGDSSRFTLRGPLVTEDAKHGDSIAVNGVCLTVVEAGAGTFTADVMAETLGRSSLGALVPGSRVNLERPMALGGRLGGHLVQGHVDGTGTIVSRTPGEHWELVKVALPAGLARYVVEKGSVTVDGVSLTVVDAGDDFFTISLIPTTLALTTLGIKQPGDPVNLEVDVLAKYVERLLGRGAGRSQGPDTTTALAAVEESLR
- the ribH gene encoding 6,7-dimethyl-8-ribityllumazine synthase, which codes for MSGKGAPELSVKNCGDLRVAVIAAQWHEKVMDGLVDGALRALSELGIDEPTLLRVPGSFELPVVAKVLAGRGYDAIVALGVVIRGGTPHFDYVCQGVTQGLTQVSVDTGVPIGFGVLTCDTEEQALDRAGIFGSTEDKGHEAVTAAVATAATLRTVAEPWR
- a CDS encoding bifunctional 3,4-dihydroxy-2-butanone-4-phosphate synthase/GTP cyclohydrolase II — encoded protein: MTALQSWYDPEGAVERDAVLALDPVEQAVADIAAGRPVVVVDDENRENEGDLIVAAERATPEILAFMMSECRGLICAPMEGAELDRLALPQMVEHNTESMRTAFTVSVDATPAHGVSTGISAADRATTLRLLASGEAAPADFVRPGHIFPLRAREGGVLARNGHTEAGVDLARLAGLRPAAAIVEIAGEDGTMLRLPELVPFARKHGLSIISIEDLIAYRRSSEPTVRREAETRLPTRYGEFTAYGYRSTVDGVEHIALVAGEIGDGEDVLVRVHSECLTGDIFHSLRCDCGPQLEESLRRVQEAGRGVVIYLRGHEGRGIGLLSKLRAYELQERGRDTLDANLELGLPADARDYGAGAQVLADLGVRSLRLMTNNPEKTEALVRHGLKVLGREPMPVQAGEHNLRYLRTKRDRMGHDLPWLDADRASACGNQ
- the hisG gene encoding ATP phosphoribosyltransferase codes for the protein MLRIAVPNKGSLSEPASAMLHEAGYRQRKDRRELVLVDAENEVEFFFLRPRDIAVYVGSGKLDIGITGRDLLLDSGAQAEEIMQLGFAGSTFRYATRPGTAKEVTDFGGMTVATSFSGLVTQHLADHGVNASVVHLDGAVETAIQLGVAEIIADVVETGTTLRNAGLEIIGEPILKSEAVVIRGKGAPEDDPKVRQFLRRMQGVLVARRYVMMDYDIRVEHVEKAVALTPGLESPTVSPLHHEGWVAVRSMVPSKDAQRIMDELYELGARAILTTGIHACRL
- a CDS encoding hemolysin family protein, which gives rise to MTATLLLLAAALVLILANGFFVAAEFGLVTVEKAEAERAAAEGDRRARTVVGALRELSFQLSGTQLGITITSLVVGMLAEPALARLLSGPLTATGLPAGAVPGIAVVIGMLLASAVQMVLGELVPKNWAVSKPLQVARFVAGPQGAFSRFFRPVISLLNTVANRLVRALGVEPTEELASARTPGELVSLAHHSARAGVIEQDTADLFVRTLSLGGLTAENVMTPRVRVSALQASATAEDILNLTRATGLSRFPVYRTRLDEVVGMVHLKDALAVPEHDRLRTPAARIAVPPLLVPATLPVQPLLERLRSEQPIAVVVDEYGGTAGVVTLEDIVEELVGEVRDEHDRIDLPELAQAPPEDGRPAWDADGGCRVDTLRRIGLDTPDGPYETVAGLVAQILGRVPAPGDTAELDGWRLRVRLVSHHRAERVRIIRTAGAAAPAPTPAEVAR
- a CDS encoding nicotinamide mononucleotide transporter family protein, translated to MNALGWLNGPAFTAFGQQVIWSDMIGNSVGLAALAFGWRRSIWTWPAQFLSGLILVSAYAYAHLSGGVGKQLLVIGVALWGWRQWQRGRQQAQDGSIAVRFATWRERGLLLAGTAVGTAAVGSLFALVPQLSWNPWPDAYIFVGTLAAMVAQARGLVEFWFAWLLVDIVGVPLAFSSGLAFSGLVYVVYLGLVLWGMRDWWLRSRTNPQPVLEGAAA
- a CDS encoding hemolysin family protein codes for the protein MSFLQLLFAAFLVLVNGFFVGAEFALVSVRRSQIEPLATEGSKRARKVLHGLENLPQMMAAAQFGITVCSLTLGAVAEPTVARLLEPLFHAARLPEPLIHPLGYVIALAAVVFLHLVIGEMVPKNLAMAAPEKTALWFSPGLVAFARLCRPVTALLGACARGVLRLFRVEPKDEVEAVFTSQQLTDLVEDSKQAGLLAPAEQERLSDALELGSRPVTDVLLDPAGLVTVDPAVTPRQVEELTVKTGYSRFPVSAPGGAYMGYLHVKDVLDLEEGDRAVPQHIWHPMTTLRAELPLDDALTAMRRSASHLAAVADATGRVLGLVALEDVLEKLVGEVRDPAHRQELPTVPPFSGAPDARVPEVPGERLSGPRTASGPATREDRALAG
- a CDS encoding phosphoribosyl-ATP diphosphatase, whose amino-acid sequence is MSKKTFEELFAELQQKAATGDPATSRTAELVSSGVHAIGKKVVEEAAEVWMAAEYESDEAAAEEISQLLYHLQVMMVAKGISLDDVYAHL
- a CDS encoding PH domain-containing protein, with protein sequence MSAPASAPLPDLPVTFRPGRTRAVLYGVGIAQLAVLTVIAVLLPNLGGGERISFVFTGLVILGVLLLLARPKVVARQDGVTVVNLTTKRELAWAQVLRVNLRQGDPWVHLDLADGTSLPAMGIQPGIARDQAIRDARTLRALAENHGTGDQPAR